The following coding sequences are from one Canis lupus baileyi chromosome 19, mCanLup2.hap1, whole genome shotgun sequence window:
- the RFX2 gene encoding DNA-binding protein RFX2 isoform X1, producing the protein MQNSEGGSDSPASVALCPSAAAQAPVARPVPASPQRVLVQAAGSAPKGAQMQPISLPRVQQVPQQVQSVQHVYPPQVQYVEGGDAVYTNGALRTAYAYNPEPQMYAPSSAASYFEAPGGAQVTVAGSSPPAVPSHSMVGITMDVGGSPIVSSAGAYLIHGGMDSTRHSLAHTSRSSPATLEMAIENLQKSEGITSHKSGLLNSHLQWLLDNYETAEGVSLPRSSLYNHYLRHCQEHKLDPVNAASFGKLIRSVFMGLRTRRLGTRGNSKYHYYGIRLKPDSPLNRLQEDTQYMAMRQQPMHQKPRYRPAQKTDSLGDSGSHGSLHSTPEQAMAAQSQHHQQYIDVSHVFPEFPAPDLGSVLLQESITLHDVKALQLVYRRHCEATLDVVVNLQFHYIEKLWLSFWNSKASSGDGPASLPASDGEPEGAVLPKDKLVSLCKCEPILKWMRNCDHILYQALVEILIPDVLRPVPSTLTQAIRNFAKSLEGWLTNAMRDFPQQVIQTKVGVVSAFAQTLRRYTSLNHLAQAARAVLQNTSQINQMLSDLNRVDFANVQEQASWVCQCEESVVQRLEQDFKLTLQQQSSLDQWASWLDNVVTQVLKQHAGSPSFPKAARQFLLKWSFYSSMVIRDLTLRSAASFGSFHLIRLLYDEYMFYLVEHRVAEATGETPIAVMGEFNDLASLSLTLLDKDDISEDRGSEADPDAHSLGEPLVKRERSDTNHSLQGI; encoded by the exons GTCCAGTCCGTGCAACACGTGTACCCCCCGCAGGTGCAGTACGTGGAAGGCGGAGACGCCGTCTACACGAATGGAGCCTT ACGGACGGCCTATGCCTACAACCCCGAGCCTCAGATGTACGCCCCCAGCAGCGCAGCTTCTTACTTCGAGGCCCCGGGCGGCGCCCAGGTGACCGTGGCAGGCTCCTCCCCGCCGGCGGTCCCCTCCCACAGCATGGTGGGCATCACCATGGATGTCGGGGGGAGCCCCATTGTCTCCAGCGCGGGAGCCTATCTCATCCACGGGGGGATGGACAGCACCAGACACTCCCTGGCCCACACTTCCCGGTCATCGCCAGCTACG CTTGAAATGGCGATTGAAAACCTCCAAAAAAGCGAAGGGATCACTTCACACAAAAGCGGTTTACTCAACAGCCAT CTCCAGTGGCTGTTGGATAACTACGAAACCGCAGAAGGCGTGAGTCTCCCCAGAAGCTCTCTCTACAACCATTACCTTCGGCACTGCCAGGAGCACAAGCTGGACCCCGTGAATGCCGCCTCCTTCGGGAAGCTGATCCGCTCCGTGTTCATGGGCCTGCGGACGCGGCGGCTGGGCACCAG GGGCAACTCCAAATATCACTACTATGGGATCCGTCTGAAACCAGACTCGCCTTTGAACCGGCTGCAGGAGGACACCCAGTACATGGCCATGCGGCAACAGCCCATGCATCAGAAGCCAAG GTACCGGCCAGCCCAGAAGACCGACAGCCTTGGGGACAGTGGCTCGCATGGCAGCCTGCACAGCACACCAGAGCAGGCCATGGCCGCCCAGAGCCAGCACCACCAGCAGTACATAG ATGTCTCTCACGTCTTCCCGGAGTTCCCGGCGCCTGACCTGGGCAGCGTCTTGCTGCAGGAGAGCATCACGCTGCATGACGTCAAGGCGCTGCAGCTGGTCTACCGGAGGCACTGCGAG GCAACTCTAGATGTTGTGGTGAACCTCCAGTTTCACTACATTGAGAAGCTGTGGCTTTCCTTCTGGAACTCGAAAGCTTCCTCGGGTGATGGCCCGGCCTCCCTACCTGCCAG CGACGGGGAGCCCGAGGGTGCCGTCCTGCCGAAGGACAAGCTGGTGTCTCTGTGTAAATGCGAGCCCATTCTCAAGTGGATGAGGAACTGTGACCACATCCTGTACCAGGCCCTGGTGGAGATCCTCATCCCCGACGTGCTGCGGCCGGTGCCCA GTACCCTGACACAGGCCATCCGTAATTTCGCCAAGAGCTTGGAAGGCTGGTTGACGAACGCCATGAGAGACTTCCCACAGCAGGTCATCCAGACCAAG GTAGGCGTGGTCAGTGCCTTTGCCCAGACCCTGCGCAGATACACGTCCCTCAATCACCTCGCTCAGGCAGCCCGGGCGGTGCTTCAGAACACTTCCCAGATCAACCAGATGCTCAGTGACCTCAACCGCGTGGACTTTGCCAACGTGCAG GAGCAGGCCTCGTGGGTGTGCCAGTGCGAGGAGAGCGTGGTGCAGCGGCTGGAGCAGGACTTCAAGCTGACCCTACAGCAGCAGAGCTCCCTGGACCAGTGGGCCAGCTGGCTCGACAACGTGGTCACCCAGGTCCTAAAGCAGCACGCCGGCAGCCCCAGCTTCCCCAAGGCTGCCCGGCAGTTCCTTTTGAAATGGTCCTTTTATAG CTCCATGGTGATCCGCGACCTCACGCTGCGCAGCGCCGCCAGCTTCGGCTCCTTCCACCTGATCCGCCTGCTTTACGACGAGTACATGTTCTACCTGGTGGAGCACCGTGTTGCGGAGGCAACTGGAGAGACACCCATTGCTGTGATGGGAGAG TTCAATGATCTCGCCTCCCTATCGCTGACCCTGCTCGATAAAG ATGACATCAGTGAGGATCGTGGCAGTGAGGCTGACCCCGACGCCCACAGCCTGGGGGAGCCCCTGGTGAAGCGAGAACGCAGTGACACGAACCACTCCTTGCAGGGCATCTAG
- the RFX2 gene encoding DNA-binding protein RFX2 isoform X2: MQNSEGGSDSPASVALCPSAAAQAPVARPVPASPQRVLVQAAGSAPKGAQMQPISLPRVQQVPQQVQSVQHVYPPQVQYVEGGDAVYTNGALRTAYAYNPEPQMYAPSSAASYFEAPGGAQVTVAGSSPPAVPSHSMVGITMDVGGSPIVSSAGAYLIHGGMDSTRHSLAHTSRSSPATLQWLLDNYETAEGVSLPRSSLYNHYLRHCQEHKLDPVNAASFGKLIRSVFMGLRTRRLGTRGNSKYHYYGIRLKPDSPLNRLQEDTQYMAMRQQPMHQKPRYRPAQKTDSLGDSGSHGSLHSTPEQAMAAQSQHHQQYIDVSHVFPEFPAPDLGSVLLQESITLHDVKALQLVYRRHCEATLDVVVNLQFHYIEKLWLSFWNSKASSGDGPASLPASDGEPEGAVLPKDKLVSLCKCEPILKWMRNCDHILYQALVEILIPDVLRPVPSTLTQAIRNFAKSLEGWLTNAMRDFPQQVIQTKVGVVSAFAQTLRRYTSLNHLAQAARAVLQNTSQINQMLSDLNRVDFANVQEQASWVCQCEESVVQRLEQDFKLTLQQQSSLDQWASWLDNVVTQVLKQHAGSPSFPKAARQFLLKWSFYSSMVIRDLTLRSAASFGSFHLIRLLYDEYMFYLVEHRVAEATGETPIAVMGEFNDLASLSLTLLDKDDISEDRGSEADPDAHSLGEPLVKRERSDTNHSLQGI; encoded by the exons GTCCAGTCCGTGCAACACGTGTACCCCCCGCAGGTGCAGTACGTGGAAGGCGGAGACGCCGTCTACACGAATGGAGCCTT ACGGACGGCCTATGCCTACAACCCCGAGCCTCAGATGTACGCCCCCAGCAGCGCAGCTTCTTACTTCGAGGCCCCGGGCGGCGCCCAGGTGACCGTGGCAGGCTCCTCCCCGCCGGCGGTCCCCTCCCACAGCATGGTGGGCATCACCATGGATGTCGGGGGGAGCCCCATTGTCTCCAGCGCGGGAGCCTATCTCATCCACGGGGGGATGGACAGCACCAGACACTCCCTGGCCCACACTTCCCGGTCATCGCCAGCTACG CTCCAGTGGCTGTTGGATAACTACGAAACCGCAGAAGGCGTGAGTCTCCCCAGAAGCTCTCTCTACAACCATTACCTTCGGCACTGCCAGGAGCACAAGCTGGACCCCGTGAATGCCGCCTCCTTCGGGAAGCTGATCCGCTCCGTGTTCATGGGCCTGCGGACGCGGCGGCTGGGCACCAG GGGCAACTCCAAATATCACTACTATGGGATCCGTCTGAAACCAGACTCGCCTTTGAACCGGCTGCAGGAGGACACCCAGTACATGGCCATGCGGCAACAGCCCATGCATCAGAAGCCAAG GTACCGGCCAGCCCAGAAGACCGACAGCCTTGGGGACAGTGGCTCGCATGGCAGCCTGCACAGCACACCAGAGCAGGCCATGGCCGCCCAGAGCCAGCACCACCAGCAGTACATAG ATGTCTCTCACGTCTTCCCGGAGTTCCCGGCGCCTGACCTGGGCAGCGTCTTGCTGCAGGAGAGCATCACGCTGCATGACGTCAAGGCGCTGCAGCTGGTCTACCGGAGGCACTGCGAG GCAACTCTAGATGTTGTGGTGAACCTCCAGTTTCACTACATTGAGAAGCTGTGGCTTTCCTTCTGGAACTCGAAAGCTTCCTCGGGTGATGGCCCGGCCTCCCTACCTGCCAG CGACGGGGAGCCCGAGGGTGCCGTCCTGCCGAAGGACAAGCTGGTGTCTCTGTGTAAATGCGAGCCCATTCTCAAGTGGATGAGGAACTGTGACCACATCCTGTACCAGGCCCTGGTGGAGATCCTCATCCCCGACGTGCTGCGGCCGGTGCCCA GTACCCTGACACAGGCCATCCGTAATTTCGCCAAGAGCTTGGAAGGCTGGTTGACGAACGCCATGAGAGACTTCCCACAGCAGGTCATCCAGACCAAG GTAGGCGTGGTCAGTGCCTTTGCCCAGACCCTGCGCAGATACACGTCCCTCAATCACCTCGCTCAGGCAGCCCGGGCGGTGCTTCAGAACACTTCCCAGATCAACCAGATGCTCAGTGACCTCAACCGCGTGGACTTTGCCAACGTGCAG GAGCAGGCCTCGTGGGTGTGCCAGTGCGAGGAGAGCGTGGTGCAGCGGCTGGAGCAGGACTTCAAGCTGACCCTACAGCAGCAGAGCTCCCTGGACCAGTGGGCCAGCTGGCTCGACAACGTGGTCACCCAGGTCCTAAAGCAGCACGCCGGCAGCCCCAGCTTCCCCAAGGCTGCCCGGCAGTTCCTTTTGAAATGGTCCTTTTATAG CTCCATGGTGATCCGCGACCTCACGCTGCGCAGCGCCGCCAGCTTCGGCTCCTTCCACCTGATCCGCCTGCTTTACGACGAGTACATGTTCTACCTGGTGGAGCACCGTGTTGCGGAGGCAACTGGAGAGACACCCATTGCTGTGATGGGAGAG TTCAATGATCTCGCCTCCCTATCGCTGACCCTGCTCGATAAAG ATGACATCAGTGAGGATCGTGGCAGTGAGGCTGACCCCGACGCCCACAGCCTGGGGGAGCCCCTGGTGAAGCGAGAACGCAGTGACACGAACCACTCCTTGCAGGGCATCTAG